One Felis catus isolate Fca126 chromosome D2, F.catus_Fca126_mat1.0, whole genome shotgun sequence DNA window includes the following coding sequences:
- the USP54 gene encoding inactive ubiquitin carboxyl-terminal hydrolase 54 isoform X13 has translation MLERREKPSPSMFGELLQNASTMGDLRNCPSNCGERIRIRRVLMNAPQIITIGLVWDSDHSDLAEDVIHSLGTCLKLGDLFFRVTDDRAKQSELYLVGMICYYGKHYSTFFFQTKIRKWMYFDDAHVKEIGPKWKDVVTKCIKGHYQPLLLLYADPQGTPVSTQDLPPQVEFQSYSKTCYDSEDSGREPSISSDTRTDSSTESYPYKHSHHESVVSHFSSESQGTVIYNVENDSTSQSSRDTGHLTDSECNQKLTSKKGSLIERKRNSGRVRRKGDEPQASGYHSEGETLKEKQAPRNASKPSSSTNRLRDFKETVSNMIHNRPSLASQTNLGSPCVGKGGDQTDKKPPRNLPLHSRDWEVESTSSESKSSSSSKYRPTWRPKRESLNIDSIFSKDKRKHCGYTQLSPFSEDSAKEFIPDELSKPPAYDIKTCGPSPQYKPWGPARPGSHLLEQHPRLIQRMESGYESSERNSSSPISLDAALPESSSVCRDPSAKRSAGLAPSWRHIPKSHSSSILEADSTASRSSWAKNQHLSGGELSSKSELDELQEEVARRAQEQELRRKREKELEAAKGFNPHPSRFMDLDELQNQVLALSGRSDGFERSLREADSVFEESLHLEQKGDCAAALALCNEAISKLRLALHGASSSTHSRALVDKKLQISIRKARSLQDRMQQQQSSSPQPSQPSACPPSQGVALPQPTSEQPIPLQVLLSREAQLEPCTNTEFGASSFIHSPASCHESHSSLFPESSALSAPQHNSPSRSASNLLTSVEDSIDPSTLHREALPKTPGRTEKNAHYGWEPLDVPESKLQGYKGDNSSCTRFLPQEGRGIDQEQPFQEKRDPVVSSQVMPWSHSTGTDTSERGDAHRLGCSPSSSSAQSSLPLYRACHTVMPAASSPMLHSPDTVQKTNECLQAKSLKTLLTSKVDASSEDPYRPEFPSTKGLVRSLAEQFQRMQGASTRDGTGSQDRSLPTSLRKNSSLSDSKLPFPQGRGKGHWPWAKQQPSLDGRDRLPSWEEPADYPSLAMNSGLLNSETSRGRQPRLADPSMYQGKPSQVRDARPKELGSSVDLGTSLPLDSWVNVTRLCDSQLKHGVPGPGMKSPPHDSHTCVAYPERNHILLHPHWNQDTEQETSELESLYQASLQASQAGCSGWGQQDVAWHSFNQTGSADGVGRRLHSAPGLGLSRTPTAEMEHSLHEASTVPASQAAPCRGPSREYGEDDQYGAENLHRISRSLSGTVVSERDEAPVSSHSFDSSNARKKPLETGHRCSSSSSLPVIHDPPVFLLGPQLYPPQPQFLSPDVLMPSMTGEPHRPPGTSRSVQQFLAMCDRGETCQGVKHTGRTLNYQSLPHPSRIDASWGPWSETSQHIGARFLSTPGCTPQLTHTATLPERRQGLQVPHAQSWGDLFHSSSHPVSPPSSNLHEPLRSAWNLGPTPGSRAPGPRRVDMPPDDDWRQSSYAPQSGHRRTGGEEFLFVLADAPGREQIRARALQHNRW, from the exons ATTGGGCCGAAATGGAAGGATGTGGTGACCAAATGCATCAAGGGGCATTATCAGCCTTTGCTACTGCTTTATGCAGACCCGCAGGGTACCCCAGTGTCTACTCAGGACCTGCCTCCCCAAGTTGAGTTCCAGTCATACAGCAAGACCTGCTACGATAGTGAAGATTCAG ggAGGGAGCCCTCCATCTCAAGTGATACTCGAACAGATTCTTCAACGGAGAGCTATCCCTACAAACACTCCCACCATGAGTCTGTGGTCAGTCACTTCTCTTCTGAATCTCAGGGGACAGTCATCTATAATGTGGAGAATGATTCCACGTCTCAGAGCAGTCGGGACACAG GACACCTGACTGATAGTGAATGTAATCAGAAACTCACATCCAAGAAAGGGTCACTGATAGAACGCAAGAGGAACTCTGGCCGGGTTAGGAGGAAAGGCGATGAGCCACAGGCCTCAGGGTACCACAGTGAAG gAGAAACATTGAAAGAGAAGCAGGCTCCTAGGAATGCCTCTAAACCATCTAGCAGCACCAATAGACTAAGGGATTTTAAAGAGACAGTCAGCAATATGATTCACAACAGACCATCACTGGCTTCTCAGACCAACCTAGGATCTCCCTgcgtggggaagggaggagaccaAACTGACAAAAAGCCTCCCAGAAATCTGCCTTTACATTCTCGTGACTGGGAAGTAGAGAGTACCAGCAGTGAGTCAAAATCCAGTTCTTCTAGCAAGTATCGTCCAACGTGGAGACCCAAACGGGAGTCTCTGAATATTGACAGTATCTTTAGTAAGGACAAAAGGAAGCACTGTGGCTATACGCAGCTTAGCCCCTTTTCTGAGGATTCAG CTAAAGAATTTATACCAGATGAACTAAGCAAGCCACCTGCTTATGACATTAAAACTTGTGGACCAAGTCCCCAGTACAAGCCCTGGGGCCCAGCACGGCCAGGCTCTCACCTTTTAGAACAGCACCCTCGCCTAATACAACGAATGGAATCTGGCTATGAGAGCAGTGAGAGGAACAGCAGCAGCCCCATCAGCCTGGATGCAGCCCTGCCTGAAAGCTCCAGTGTCTGCAG GGATCCAAGTGCTAAGAGATCAGCTGGGTTGGCACCTTCCTGGCGTCACATCCCAAAGTCTCACAGCAGTAGCATACTGGAGGCGGACTCCACAGCATCCAGGAGTAGCTGGGCAAAAAATCAGCACCTCTCAG GTGGGGAGCTCTCTTCCAAAAGCGAGCTGGATGAATTGCAGGAGGAAGTGGCCAGGAGGGCCCAGGAACAGGAACTTCGCAGGAAACGGGAAAAGGAATTAGAGGCAGCTAAAGGATTTAACCCTCATCCCAGTCGCTTCATGGACTTGGATGAACTGCAGAATCAGG tactgGCCCTTTCAGGGAGGAGTGACGGCTTTGAGAGGTCCTTGCGAGAGGCAGATTCAGTGTTTGAAGAGTCGCTGCATCTGGAACAGAAGGGAGACTGTGCTGCAGCTTTGGCTCTCTGTAACGAAGCTATCT cTAAACTAAGACTTGCCCTGCATGGTGCCAGCTCTAGCACGCACAGCAGAGCCCTAGTCGATAAGAAGTTGCAAATCAGTATTCGAAAAGCACGGAGCCTGCAGGATCGCATGCAGCAGCAGCAATCATCATCGCCGCAGCCGTCGCAGCCCTCAGCCTGCCCCCCTTCACAGGGGGTGGCCCTCCCTCAGCCAACAAG tGAACAGCCTATCCCGCTCCAAGTATTGTTAAGCCGGGAGGCTCAACTAGAACCCTGCACGAATACAGAGTTTGGGGCCAGTTCTTTCATCCACTCACCTGCTTCCTGCCATGAGTCACACTCATCACTCTTCCCAGAGTCATCTGCCCTGTCTGCCCCACAGCACAATTCCCCCAGTAGGTCTGCCTCGAACCTTCTGACTTCAGTTGAGGATAGCATTGACCCCTCTACGCTCCACAGGGAGGCCTTACCTAAAACACCAGGGAGGACTGAGAAGAATGCTCATTATGGTTGGGAACCATTAGATGTACCAGAGAGTAAGCTGCAAGGCTACAAGGGTGACAACAGCAGCTGTACCAGGTTCCTCCCACAAGAAGGAAGAGGAATTGATCAAGAACAGCCATTCCAAGAAAAGAGGGACCCTGTTGTCTCATCCCAGGTGATGCCTTGGTCACACTCAACTGGAACAGACACCTCTGAGAGAGGAGATGCACACAGACTAGGCTGTAGTCCTTCAAGTTCATCAGCTCAGTCCAGCCTTCCCCTGTACAGGGCCTGCCACACTGTAATGCCTGCTGCTTCCTCACCTATGCTTCACTCTCCTGATACTGTGCAGAAGACTAACGAATGCCTCCAAGCCAAAAGCCTCAAAACCTTGTTGACTTCAAAAGTGGATGCTAGCAGCGAGGATCCCTATAGGCCAGAGTTTCCAAGCACAAAGGGGCTTGTCCGTTCTCTAGCAGAGCAATTCCAGAGGATGCAAGGTGCCTCCACAAGGGATGGCACAGGCTCCCAGGATAGAAGTTTGCCAACCAGTCTAAGAAAGAACTCTTCCCTTTCTGACTCTAAGCTTCCTTTCCCACAGGGTCGAGGGAAAGGCCATTGGCCTTGGGCAAAACAACAACCCTCTTTGGATGGGAGGGACAGACTACCTTCCTGGGAAGAACCTGCTGATTATCCTTCTCTTGCCATGAACTCTGGGCTGCTTAATAGTGAAACTTCTAGGGGAAGACAGCCCAGGTTGGCAGATCCAAGCATGTATCAAGGAAAGCCATCTCAAGTTAGAGACGCTAGGCCTAAGGAACTGGGCAGCAGTGTCGACTTGGGGACTTCCTTGCCTTTGGACTCCTGGGTGAATGTCACAAGGCTCTGTGATTCTCAGCTTAAACATGGGGTCCCTGGGCCAGGAATGAAGTCCCCCCCCCATGATTCCCATACCTGTGTAGCCTATCCAGAAAGAAACCACATCCTTTTGCATCCACATTGGAACCAAGACACAGAGCAGGAGACCTCAGAATTGGAGTCTCTCTACCAAGCCAGTCTTCAGGCTTCTCAAGCTGGCTGTTCTGGATGGGGGCAGCAAGATGTGGCCTGGCATTCATTTAACCAAACAG GCTCTGCAGATGGTGTGGGGAGGAGGTTGCACTCAGCCCCTGGCCTGGGTCTCTCAAGGACCCCAACAGCAGAAATGGAGCACAGTCTCCATGaagccagcacagtgcctgcttctCAG GCTGCACCTTGCCGAGGCCCCAGCAGGGAGTATGGGGAGGATGATCAGTACGGTGCAGAGAACTTACACCGCATCTCACGCAGTCTCAGTGGCACAGTTGTCTCAGAGAGGGACGAGGCTCCAGTCTCTTCCCACAGTTTT GATTCATCAAATGCGAGGAAAAAGCCTTTGGAAACCGGGCACCGTTGTTCcagctcctcttccctccctgtcaTCCATGACCCTCCTGTGTTTCTCCTTGGTCCCCAACTCTACCCACCCCAACCACAGTTCCTGTCCCCAGATGTCTTGATGCCCAGCATGACAGGGGAGCCCCATAGACCCCCAG gaaCTTCGAGGAGTGTCCAGCAGTTTCTGGCTATGTGTGACAGGGGTGAAACTTGCCAGGGGGTCAAGCACACAGGAAGGACTCTGAACTACCAGAGTCTCCCCCATCCTTCCAGAATAGATGCCTCTTGGGGACCATGGTCAGAGACCAGCCAGCATATTGGGGCCAGATTCCTGAGTACTCCAGGGTGCACGCCTCAACTGACACACACTGCCACACTACCAGAAAGGCGCCAGGGCCTTCAGGTTCCTCATGCTCAGTCCTGGGGGGATCTTTTCCATTCATCCTCCCACCCTGTGTCTCCACCATCAAGCAATCTTCATGAACCCCTGAGGTCAGCTTGGAATTTGGGTCCAACTCCTGGGTCTCGAGCCCCTGGTCCTCGAAGAGTAGATATGCCCCCCGATGATGACTGGAGGCAAAGCAGTTATGCCCCACAATCTGGGCACAGGAGAACAGGGGGAGAGGAGTTTCTATTTGTTCTAGCAGATGCTCCTGGAAGAGAGCAGATAAGGGCAAGGGCCCTGCAGCACAATAGGTGGTAA